The Flavobacterium sp. HJ-32-4 genome contains a region encoding:
- a CDS encoding T9SS type A sorting domain-containing protein yields MKKALLFLFTMVSGATFAQTIFSDDFASYTSGQQLSGQGPWSNNSSQPGGLGNCTGAICQNAKIVDQAIGAEGYGSSAKSFSLTPDTDGCGTSFTPFTQNGSLYVGMVINIASAQSSPVDFFRISSGSNFTTTFRMLVQPSSGTTYTIGISKGSLGNPIVYTANSYNYGADYLLVFKYTQASGANDDTLVLFANANFSAGEIGNTASATTFAGSDQSGNIDRITFRQNAGPAGMPTGRVGLVSIANSWDDLSFSLSTPDFGRNTLSVYPNPARSLLTITSDRTISDLSVLNLLGQQMPVRSLDRSFSQLDVTGLANGTYLVKVTTASGTEVRRFIKE; encoded by the coding sequence ATGAAAAAAGCATTACTCTTCCTCTTTACAATGGTATCCGGCGCCACTTTTGCCCAAACTATTTTTAGCGACGATTTCGCGTCGTACACCTCCGGCCAGCAATTGAGCGGCCAGGGCCCGTGGTCCAACAACTCCTCACAACCGGGCGGATTGGGCAATTGCACGGGCGCCATCTGCCAGAATGCCAAAATCGTCGACCAGGCGATCGGAGCCGAGGGATATGGATCCAGTGCGAAGTCGTTCAGCCTTACGCCTGATACCGATGGCTGTGGCACCTCGTTTACGCCCTTTACGCAGAATGGCAGCCTGTATGTTGGAATGGTCATCAACATCGCGAGCGCCCAGTCGTCGCCGGTTGATTTCTTCCGGATTTCGAGTGGCAGCAATTTTACGACTACATTCCGGATGTTGGTGCAGCCCAGCAGTGGCACCACCTACACGATTGGTATCAGCAAGGGCAGCCTGGGGAACCCGATTGTGTATACCGCCAACTCGTATAACTACGGAGCCGATTACCTGCTCGTTTTTAAATATACCCAGGCATCAGGTGCCAACGACGATACGCTGGTGCTGTTCGCCAACGCGAATTTCAGTGCAGGCGAAATCGGCAATACGGCATCGGCTACCACTTTTGCGGGTTCCGATCAGTCAGGTAATATCGACCGGATCACGTTTCGCCAGAACGCCGGCCCGGCGGGTATGCCAACAGGACGGGTGGGCCTGGTAAGCATCGCCAACAGTTGGGACGATCTCAGTTTCAGCCTGTCGACGCCTGATTTTGGACGAAATACGCTCTCGGTTTACCCGAACCCGGCCCGGAGCCTGCTTACCATTACAAGCGATAGGACGATTTCCGATCTGTCTGTACTGAACCTGCTCGGACAACAGATGCCTGTACGATCATTGGATCGTTCGTTCAGCCAACTGGATGTGACAGGATTGGCGAACGGTACGTATCTCGTAAAGGTTACGACTGCGTCGGGGACAGAAGTGCGTAGGTTCATCAAGGAATAA
- a CDS encoding iron-containing redox enzyme family protein gives MTTQTIENKSTTSRFLELKRTRDTEWANILEQAKWAHFILHDTFDARFYGIYLIETYHYVMHNPKHQALVGAHMKEKVFKYIKFCFEHAEEETGHEMMALHDLLSLGLAKDSFRMPEPHPDTEVFIAYLYWISTNGNYLQRLGYSFWAEDSYQYIRALMERVQTTLNLQKSQMTFLVSHATIDEKHAEEIDEMINEFCKTDDDWQAVEKVLKTSLSLQSKMLDSVLEEYLNLKNGGESRYHFLNSLVGA, from the coding sequence ATGACAACACAAACCATTGAAAACAAATCGACTACATCCAGATTCCTCGAACTAAAAAGAACAAGGGACACCGAATGGGCCAACATACTGGAACAAGCGAAATGGGCCCATTTCATCCTACACGACACGTTTGATGCGCGTTTTTATGGAATCTACCTTATCGAAACCTACCACTATGTGATGCATAACCCGAAACACCAGGCGTTGGTGGGGGCACATATGAAAGAAAAAGTCTTTAAGTACATCAAGTTCTGTTTTGAGCACGCGGAAGAGGAAACCGGGCATGAAATGATGGCCCTGCACGACCTACTGAGCCTCGGGCTGGCAAAAGACAGTTTCCGTATGCCTGAGCCGCATCCCGACACGGAAGTATTTATAGCCTATCTGTATTGGATATCCACAAACGGAAATTACCTGCAACGGCTGGGGTATAGTTTCTGGGCGGAAGATTCCTATCAATATATCCGGGCGCTAATGGAGCGGGTGCAAACAACGCTCAACCTTCAGAAAAGCCAGATGACATTCCTCGTTTCACATGCTACTATCGACGAGAAGCACGCCGAGGAAATAGACGAGATGATCAACGAATTTTGTAAAACAGACGACGACTGGCAGGCCGTTGAAAAGGTACTGAAAACCTCGCTATCCCTGCAATCAAAAATGCTCGACAGTGTGTTAGAGGAGTACCTCAACCTGAAAAACGGTGGTGAAAGCCGGTATCACTTCCTGAATAGCCTGGTCGGGGCATGA
- a CDS encoding DUF3419 family protein, protein MKRKYFNALNYTLGDEDTSLELALCPPNSKNVFAIAGSGGRVLPLFAKTPGIINCVDILKEQLYITELRIESIKALTHEEFCAFWGYSETDSTPTERQRMFDRIVLSDDARTFLHAFLGQNGWRRIIYMGKFEKMLIQLSGVNRLITGRKGRGLFFTESLDGQRSYLHNKFPRLRWKLVLFLLGNSTVLNSILYKGDFPKKNIEGSTYQNFNRIFSSLFDHIPIRSSFFAQMAFWGHLKFKEGYLIEADPELFERIKQGVRSTQVRYIQGNIIDVIANSEEPASFLSLSDVPSFMKGDAEVTYLRELSEKIEPGGLVVVRGNLRVTHPLSDGYTTVTDQYQDLVMKETTQLWNVQVYRRN, encoded by the coding sequence ATGAAAAGAAAGTACTTCAACGCGCTGAACTATACGCTGGGCGACGAAGACACGAGCCTTGAGTTGGCCTTGTGCCCACCCAACAGCAAAAACGTCTTTGCCATTGCAGGCAGCGGCGGGCGTGTTCTTCCTCTCTTTGCGAAAACTCCGGGCATCATTAACTGCGTAGACATATTAAAAGAGCAGTTATATATAACCGAATTGCGGATAGAATCGATAAAAGCGCTGACCCATGAGGAATTCTGCGCTTTCTGGGGTTACTCGGAAACCGATAGTACCCCCACGGAGCGACAACGAATGTTTGACCGGATTGTGCTTTCAGATGACGCGAGGACGTTTCTCCACGCCTTTTTAGGGCAGAACGGATGGCGCAGGATTATCTATATGGGAAAATTCGAAAAGATGCTCATCCAGTTATCCGGCGTCAACCGACTGATAACAGGACGCAAGGGAAGAGGTCTTTTTTTTACCGAATCGCTTGACGGGCAACGGTCGTATTTACATAACAAATTTCCGCGCCTGCGTTGGAAATTGGTGCTGTTTTTGTTGGGAAACTCAACGGTTTTAAACTCCATTCTTTATAAGGGCGATTTCCCAAAAAAGAATATCGAGGGTTCTACGTACCAGAATTTTAACCGTATCTTCTCAAGCCTGTTCGATCACATACCCATAAGAAGCAGTTTCTTTGCGCAAATGGCTTTTTGGGGCCACCTGAAGTTCAAAGAGGGCTATCTGATTGAAGCCGACCCTGAACTGTTTGAGCGAATAAAACAGGGTGTCCGTAGCACCCAGGTGCGGTATATACAGGGTAATATCATCGACGTCATTGCCAACAGCGAAGAACCCGCTTCATTTCTTTCTCTTTCCGATGTTCCGTCGTTTATGAAAGGAGATGCCGAAGTGACATATCTGAGAGAACTATCCGAAAAAATCGAACCAGGTGGGCTTGTTGTGGTTCGCGGCAACCTGCGTGTAACCCATCCGCTTTCTGATGGATATACTACGGTGACGGACCAATATCAGGACTTGGTAATGAAGGAAACCACGCAATTATGGAATGTGCAGGTATACAGGAGGAATTGA
- a CDS encoding 1-acyl-sn-glycerol-3-phosphate acyltransferase has protein sequence MDLYESSFRKAGFTNTLSKTFIRMAFRALGLKRLDLLLHETGGRKGAAFIDFVFEKLGMATNPVFVDEGVFRSDTPLIIVANHPTGLLDGLTIIDVLLKQGKKVKVVVNYLLGEFTPIHEALGDHLIYVNPFDDTAKRQTSYKGFREIIRSLANNEIVVFFPAGDVSRLQGTRLTIRDFDWSDVCVKFIRKSGVPVVPVFIDIKNSPFFYLVNTINTKLGLLFVVREFFAKRNTHVGLVFGCAFKSVASSDHDAMDEMRQRVYHLKTMRHAKKER, from the coding sequence ATGGACCTCTATGAATCGTCCTTCCGGAAAGCCGGGTTCACAAATACGCTGTCGAAAACGTTCATCCGTATGGCATTCCGGGCGCTCGGATTAAAACGTCTTGATCTGCTGTTACACGAAACAGGAGGCCGAAAGGGCGCCGCGTTTATCGATTTTGTATTCGAAAAACTGGGAATGGCAACCAACCCGGTATTTGTTGATGAGGGCGTTTTTCGAAGTGATACGCCACTCATCATCGTGGCCAACCATCCGACCGGACTGTTGGACGGCCTTACCATAATCGATGTGCTACTAAAGCAGGGTAAAAAAGTAAAAGTCGTCGTGAACTACCTCCTCGGTGAATTTACGCCGATTCATGAGGCGCTTGGCGACCACCTTATTTATGTAAATCCTTTCGACGACACCGCGAAACGGCAGACAAGTTATAAAGGGTTCAGGGAGATTATCCGAAGCCTGGCCAACAATGAAATCGTGGTTTTTTTCCCGGCCGGTGATGTGTCGCGCCTGCAGGGCACCCGACTGACCATCCGCGATTTTGATTGGAGCGACGTGTGCGTAAAGTTTATCCGAAAATCAGGCGTGCCGGTCGTGCCGGTTTTTATAGACATAAAAAACAGCCCATTTTTTTACCTGGTGAACACGATAAACACCAAACTCGGACTGCTGTTCGTCGTGAGAGAGTTTTTTGCCAAACGGAATACCCATGTCGGGCTGGTCTTCGGTTGCGCTTTCAAGTCCGTTGCAAGCAGCGACCATGACGCCATGGATGAAATGAGACAACGCGTATACCACCTGAAAACCATGCGTCATGCGAAAAAAGAAAGATAG
- a CDS encoding fatty acid desaturase, which translates to MRKKKDRKYPIPERINVTLSLVLICLLTILLVIGGRNAGLNVVFLIACLLFGVLLIPAYSLIHEAEHHMAARNPKLNYYLGVSLSTLFFSSFTFIQKAHLNHHKNNRTDYELIDLYYADDERWFKRISFFLINIGFKWISVVIAVFAFALLPRRVMRTLVKNTGELSELVSGTDPGSTRYRNIRIESAVTLCFHVGLILCLNLNIGHYVLMYLFHGFVWSSQNYVSHAFASRSVVHGAHNYRLSRPFELFYLNFNLHRAHHENPSVPWPYLDKFVGTSDNVSYLRAYLQLWKGPKRVLPDDAIEYRQVTK; encoded by the coding sequence ATGCGAAAAAAGAAAGATAGAAAATACCCCATCCCCGAACGTATCAATGTAACGCTTTCGTTGGTGCTGATTTGCCTGCTCACCATACTCTTGGTCATCGGAGGAAGAAATGCAGGGCTCAATGTCGTATTTCTCATCGCATGCCTGCTGTTCGGCGTGCTGCTAATCCCGGCCTACTCACTTATTCACGAAGCAGAACATCATATGGCAGCGCGAAACCCCAAACTCAACTATTACTTGGGTGTTTCGTTATCCACGCTGTTTTTTTCCTCCTTTACCTTTATACAGAAAGCACACCTCAACCACCACAAAAACAACCGGACCGATTATGAACTGATTGACCTTTATTACGCCGATGACGAAAGGTGGTTCAAGAGAATCAGTTTCTTTTTAATCAACATCGGTTTCAAGTGGATCAGTGTCGTAATCGCGGTTTTTGCTTTTGCCCTGCTACCCCGGCGTGTGATGCGAACGCTGGTGAAAAACACAGGCGAACTGTCGGAACTTGTCAGTGGCACCGATCCCGGCAGTACCCGATATCGCAACATCCGTATCGAAAGCGCGGTGACCCTTTGCTTCCACGTTGGTCTAATCCTTTGCCTGAATCTGAATATCGGACATTATGTGCTCATGTACCTTTTTCACGGTTTCGTATGGTCGTCCCAAAACTATGTCAGCCATGCCTTTGCCTCCCGATCCGTCGTGCACGGAGCCCACAATTATCGTCTGAGCCGGCCATTTGAATTATTCTATCTCAATTTCAACCTCCACCGGGCCCATCACGAGAATCCCTCCGTTCCCTGGCCTTATTTGGACAAATTTGTCGGCACGTCCGACAACGTCTCGTACCTCAGGGCATACTTGCAACTGTGGAAAGGCCCGAAACGGGTGTTGCCCGACGATGCCATCGAATACAGGCAGGTAACGAAATAA
- a CDS encoding sensor histidine kinase KdpD: MALRGSRLVLSSRQTGCIIMALLVVGLFSGSCQKQRKQHDPLVYYLHHFTPEEARQYLATHGKDDSLYTIALLNAEFNAVFMSGRPNAGRIMELDSLLEQDATPTQKGILHLLKSGERFGKDYYQSYREARTAADIFETTKDTDALFYAYRNLAYRYPTDAGMSRMGNKDDTRYYRIKYLNLVKHSKKPNHQLSYCFTLLNDDTICAQPVEHYERLARQVMKLAKEQGVAERYVSSTRLAISAIYQRKALQSKVDSMLELRQRDVRPDYQYLDVFDMTRHSSVKDNPSRYADYIEKAIKTYQKNHNDNPNFLVTAYGTLEKNYVLQGDYKKAYYYKGLKDSLANALDIMLAESRMANVEGEFKLKQKETEVTAARKSQMRLLVFSLITGVLAVIAGLLGYYNYRSRRRIEALYERDSDIKRVISHDVLSPLASLEMLNRRLLPTIEDGKPATDIIRRQQLYIQNISALCHNLVGWLWHGKSDRPQATNLKPLLDDLLFELDGFVSSYEASITVEFEGDVANDFVTDPNALRTVLRNLLTNSLRHGKTKTAVVRCEKVGKTIRLVLRDDGTPIDEELAETLHRLLNGRSDGKSMSGLGLYLAGKFLTSLKGRYTIMPSAQPPFHNDHIVEIPAGYRPA; the protein is encoded by the coding sequence TTGGCACTTCGCGGTAGCCGATTGGTTTTATCTTCACGCCAGACGGGCTGTATCATTATGGCGCTTCTGGTGGTCGGTCTTTTTTCGGGAAGCTGCCAAAAGCAACGCAAGCAGCACGATCCGTTAGTATACTATTTGCATCACTTTACGCCAGAAGAGGCGCGGCAGTATCTGGCCACCCATGGCAAAGACGATTCTCTATACACCATCGCGCTTTTGAATGCCGAGTTTAATGCTGTTTTCATGTCGGGTCGTCCGAATGCGGGCAGGATAATGGAATTGGATTCCCTTTTAGAGCAAGATGCGACGCCCACCCAAAAGGGGATTTTACACCTTTTGAAAAGTGGCGAGCGTTTTGGGAAGGATTACTACCAAAGTTACCGCGAGGCACGGACGGCGGCTGACATATTCGAGACGACTAAAGATACAGACGCACTTTTCTACGCCTATCGCAATCTGGCCTATCGCTACCCAACCGATGCGGGCATGAGCCGTATGGGTAATAAAGACGACACGCGCTATTACCGCATTAAGTATCTCAACCTTGTTAAACACTCAAAAAAGCCGAATCACCAGTTATCGTATTGCTTTACGTTATTGAACGATGATACGATTTGTGCCCAGCCTGTTGAACACTATGAGCGCCTGGCGCGTCAAGTTATGAAACTGGCAAAGGAACAGGGTGTGGCTGAGCGCTATGTGTCGAGTACGCGATTGGCTATAAGCGCAATTTATCAACGAAAAGCGCTGCAGTCGAAGGTAGACTCCATGCTAGAGTTGCGGCAACGGGACGTCCGTCCTGATTACCAATACCTTGATGTATTCGATATGACCCGGCATTCTTCCGTCAAAGACAATCCATCGAGGTACGCCGATTATATAGAAAAGGCCATTAAAACCTACCAGAAAAACCATAACGACAACCCGAATTTCCTCGTGACGGCCTACGGCACGCTTGAGAAGAATTATGTGCTACAGGGAGATTACAAGAAAGCGTATTACTATAAAGGATTAAAAGATAGCCTGGCAAATGCCTTAGACATCATGCTGGCCGAAAGCCGGATGGCGAATGTAGAAGGGGAATTCAAACTGAAACAGAAGGAAACCGAGGTGACCGCGGCCCGAAAGTCGCAGATGCGGCTTTTGGTTTTCTCCCTCATCACAGGTGTGTTGGCGGTGATAGCAGGCCTACTCGGCTACTATAACTACCGTTCACGTCGCCGGATAGAAGCGCTCTACGAGCGGGACAGCGACATCAAACGCGTGATATCCCACGACGTACTCTCGCCATTGGCTTCCCTGGAAATGCTCAACCGACGCCTGCTTCCGACGATTGAAGATGGGAAGCCCGCGACGGATATCATTCGCAGGCAACAGCTATACATTCAAAACATCAGCGCCTTATGTCACAATTTGGTAGGATGGCTGTGGCATGGTAAATCCGACCGACCGCAGGCCACCAACCTGAAGCCGTTGCTTGATGACCTGCTTTTTGAGTTGGACGGATTTGTGTCTTCGTATGAGGCGTCGATTACAGTGGAATTTGAAGGGGATGTCGCCAACGACTTCGTGACCGATCCCAACGCGTTGCGGACGGTGTTGCGGAACCTGTTGACCAATTCACTCCGTCATGGCAAGACGAAGACAGCGGTCGTTCGGTGTGAAAAGGTCGGGAAGACTATACGACTGGTGTTGCGCGATGATGGAACGCCGATAGACGAAGAACTGGCAGAAACCCTGCATCGACTATTGAATGGCAGGTCCGACGGGAAAAGTATGTCGGGTCTCGGACTGTATCTCGCGGGTAAGTTCCTGACTTCCTTAAAAGGGCGCTATACGATTATGCCTTCCGCACAGCCGCCATTCCACAATGACCACATCGTAGAGATTCCGGCAGGGTATCGTCCTGCCTAG
- a CDS encoding TolC family protein — protein MYKSRSFLYALPVILALAITGCKAPKIATSAANTPLPDSFGVTSDTTNMSAARWRDFFKDPNLVGLIDTALQNNQELNITLQEIEIAKNDIRIRKGALLPTVGVKAGAGLEKVGRYTSQGAGDASTDITPGQEVPDPLADFGVAAYANWEVDIWKKLRNSKKAAVERYLATVEGKNFVVTNLISEIAESYYELLALDNQLDIVRQNIAIQQNGLEIVKVQKEAARATELAVQKFAAEVKSSQSLEFDILQQIKETENRINFLLGRYPQPIVRSSTQFTDLVPSEVKVGVPSQLLANRPDIRQAELELEAAKLDVKAARAEFYPSLDISAALGLQAFKPSYLFRFPESVLYSLTGDLAAPLINRNAIKAEYKNANARQLQALYEYERTILNAYLEVSTQLSRIDNLGKSYDLKSQQVSALTTSIDISNDLFRSARADYLEVLMTQRDALEAKLELVETKKAQLTAVVMIYRDLGGGWK, from the coding sequence ATGTATAAGTCACGTAGTTTTCTATATGCCCTTCCGGTGATACTGGCGCTTGCCATCACCGGATGTAAGGCCCCTAAAATCGCCACCTCGGCGGCTAATACCCCTCTTCCTGATTCGTTTGGTGTCACGAGCGATACCACGAACATGTCGGCCGCCAGGTGGCGTGATTTCTTCAAAGATCCGAACCTGGTGGGGTTGATTGATACCGCGCTCCAGAACAACCAGGAGCTGAACATCACTTTACAGGAGATTGAAATCGCGAAAAACGACATCCGCATCCGCAAAGGCGCGCTGCTGCCTACGGTAGGGGTGAAGGCCGGCGCCGGACTCGAAAAGGTCGGGCGCTACACCAGCCAAGGTGCCGGTGACGCGTCTACCGATATTACACCCGGCCAGGAAGTGCCGGATCCGTTGGCGGATTTTGGCGTGGCGGCCTACGCGAACTGGGAAGTGGATATCTGGAAGAAACTTCGCAATTCAAAGAAAGCGGCTGTTGAACGTTATCTGGCTACTGTAGAAGGGAAGAACTTCGTTGTTACGAACCTCATTTCGGAGATTGCCGAATCGTATTATGAATTGCTTGCCCTTGACAACCAATTGGACATCGTACGGCAAAACATCGCGATACAGCAAAACGGACTCGAGATCGTAAAGGTACAGAAGGAAGCCGCGCGGGCCACGGAGCTCGCGGTGCAGAAGTTCGCGGCCGAGGTCAAGTCGTCGCAGAGCCTTGAGTTCGACATCCTTCAACAAATAAAGGAAACCGAAAACCGCATCAATTTCCTGCTCGGACGGTATCCCCAACCGATTGTACGAAGCAGTACGCAGTTTACCGACCTCGTGCCATCGGAAGTAAAAGTGGGTGTTCCTTCGCAATTATTGGCAAACCGCCCCGATATCCGGCAGGCGGAACTGGAACTTGAGGCAGCCAAACTCGACGTGAAAGCCGCCCGCGCGGAGTTTTATCCGTCGCTTGATATTTCGGCGGCGCTGGGCCTGCAGGCGTTCAAACCGTCGTACCTGTTCCGGTTCCCTGAGTCGGTATTGTATTCACTTACCGGTGATTTGGCCGCCCCGTTGATCAACCGTAACGCCATCAAGGCCGAGTATAAAAACGCCAATGCCCGTCAGTTGCAGGCGTTGTATGAATACGAGCGTACGATATTGAACGCCTACCTTGAAGTGTCGACCCAACTGTCAAGGATCGATAATCTGGGAAAAAGCTATGATTTGAAGTCACAGCAGGTATCGGCCCTTACGACGTCGATTGACATTTCGAATGACCTTTTCCGGTCGGCGCGTGCGGACTATCTGGAAGTGTTGATGACGCAGCGGGACGCGCTTGAGGCGAAATTGGAACTCGTTGAGACCAAAAAAGCACAGCTTACGGCTGTAGTCATGATTTATAGGGATCTTGGTGGAGGATGGAAATAA